In Microbulbifer agarilyticus, the DNA window GTATGTGTCGTGAGCGCGGCCTGCGTACGGTGCGCCGTAGTGATGGCGGCGTGCCCATGGCGTCGGATCAGATATTGCTGGGCGACACAATGGGAGAGCTACTGCGCTTTTATGGCGCGTGTGATGTGGCCTTCGTTGGTGGCAGCCTGGTACCGGTGGGTGGGCACAATATGATCGAGCCTGCCGCCTGGGGGGTGCCGGTAGTGTGCGGCCCCCATCTGCACAACTTTAGTGTGGTTTCGGACCTGCTTAAAGAGGCGGGTGGCCTCAGGGTTGTGGATGATGCCGAGCAAATGGCGCAGCAGGTGGCGAGCTGGTTGGAGGATTCAGCAGGCCGTGTCGAAGCGGGTACCCGCGGGCGGGAAGTGGCGGCGCAGAATAGCGGCGCGCTCGAGCGCACCGTGGAGGCGGTCGAGTCTCTGATGCGCATGAAAAAATCTTGATCAAATTCTCTGAAAAGAAAAAGGCCGGATGAGTAACCATCCGGCCTTTTTCTTTTACGCATCATATCTGCGAAGTGATCAGTGTTTGTCGGTCGCCTGGCGCACACTGCTGCGGATCTGAGTGTTCAACTTGCTGCCGGTATAGCGCCCCTTGCTGATATGGCGAATCCGGTATACCGAAGGGATGTCCAGTGGCGTTCCCTGGGTGCCCAATAGCCAGCGGAAGGCTCGGTCTTCATGGGCCTTACACCAACGCTCTGCTGGTTTCTGGTAGTAGCTGAGCGCATCGCAGTAGCCGCCGGCACGGGCCATGTCGCCGTGCGCAATCTGCAGGGGACCGGTGGCGCGGTCGCGGGTCTGCTCGACAAACCGAGTGTCATCAATATCCGCTAGTTGAACGTTGTTTGGGTCGAAATTCAACATGGGGTCGTCGTCTTCCAGCAGCGAAGTAATGCGTTCGCGCTCGGGAAATACCAGGCTGTCAGTGCGTCCCTGCAGCAACTCTGTCAGCTGATCCAGACAGTTTTCCCGGAACATCAGGTCGCAATCAGTAAACCAAATCCAGTCCGCTTTGGTGGCGAGCGCGGCTTCATTGCGGCCAATAGCGCGGCGGTACAGAGATTCCTTGGGTAGCTCGCACCAGTTCCAAGTGATACCCGGAACCTGTTGTTTGCCGAAAAAATCTAACACTGCTGCTGTGCGGGTATCCTCACTGTTGTAGTACACGGTCATGGTTACCGTGGCCTTGGTCGGTGGAAACAACACCAGCGAGCTCAGCTGATAAATCAGAAAGTGTGAGTACTGCCAGCAATGGCTGACAATCTCGATATCCAACACTCCGGTACGTGCGGCGCGCTCACTTTTGCTTGGCAGCGGCTTCTGGAACAGGGAGGGTGGCACCAGGCCGCTG includes these proteins:
- a CDS encoding glycosyltransferase family A protein; the protein is MSASQVNKHWSDPIVSRFLRLAASGLVPPSLFQKPLPSKSERAARTGVLDIEIVSHCWQYSHFLIYQLSSLVLFPPTKATVTMTVYYNSEDTRTAAVLDFFGKQQVPGITWNWCELPKESLYRRAIGRNEAALATKADWIWFTDCDLMFRENCLDQLTELLQGRTDSLVFPERERITSLLEDDDPMLNFDPNNVQLADIDDTRFVEQTRDRATGPLQIAHGDMARAGGYCDALSYYQKPAERWCKAHEDRAFRWLLGTQGTPLDIPSVYRIRHISKGRYTGSKLNTQIRSSVRQATDKH